The Brevinematales bacterium genome has a segment encoding these proteins:
- a CDS encoding YggT family protein: MIEFTSPLHIVLFVLANVLRVYQLILFVRVIFSWIVMFNPNLLGSKVYQFLFIITEPPLDFLRRYLPSRIGFFDLSVLWLFLILELLYMVLIKTITII; the protein is encoded by the coding sequence ATGATTGAATTTACATCTCCACTACATATAGTTCTGTTTGTTTTGGCTAATGTTTTGAGAGTTTATCAACTTATACTTTTTGTCAGAGTGATTTTTTCTTGGATTGTAATGTTTAATCCGAATCTGCTAGGATCGAAAGTTTACCAATTTTTGTTCATTATAACTGAGCCACCACTTGATTTCTTAAGAAGGTATCTACCTTCAAGGATTGGTTTTTTTGACCTTTCAGTACTCTGGTTATTTTTGATACTTGAGTTACTTTATATGGTTTTAATTAAGACTATCACGATAATCTAG